A window of the Butyricimonas virosa genome harbors these coding sequences:
- a CDS encoding TlpA family protein disulfide reductase has product MKKITLLGSIVVLLLFTCVVKAQDRKPFHIIPLVPVAGQDVKFTYDNSLTSLADEETICGTVYYWENLRWRAEDLKLVKNDTAWEATCRVPKNCALVSCKFYAGDKKDTGGRSTYTTMTFNKNGQNLPTAYMAWGMLRNKTLESLPEYCDEDAYIDDEVMRFWLNQQLLKDPGARKYVFYYAAKLLNKMMPGEKHEQMLGDVDFILNLPDVDEETLLKALEVAKNIVKDSTKAAAVETRILKDYPNGILARDQEIWRIFRIMDADAKAPELDAFLKRFPTEKFKDIETETSSMYLGKIFQAVVYQPIIKKNDYSFLYKYLHDVPHLCLLTFYWHMVQVPLNTNQRTPEQVLPFAKVIYNEVMTRPQAGADQVYSEREWKDYLLTRGKDMILKHAFVLDATGSSAEALELMEEIKGKYNFKSAEYNNQYVRLLEKNGYQSMVIPMIVASVREDAVTPEMLEILRKDYVKQHKNDKDFEAYVSSLKSQEKQQELQKHLQETMINEDIELFAMEDLDGKKVDLSKMEGKIIVLDFWATWCAPCKASLPGMQMAVNKYKNDPNVAFFFISTMETAANFKEQIRKFMKEHNYTLQVLCDNVNPKTKKQSAVYDTYCKAFKFSGIPHKMIIDGNGKLRWSIGGYMGSPSALAEEMNLMIEMLKAE; this is encoded by the coding sequence ATGAAAAAAATCACGTTGTTAGGAAGTATCGTTGTACTTCTGTTATTTACTTGTGTGGTTAAGGCACAGGATCGTAAACCTTTTCACATCATTCCATTGGTGCCGGTTGCCGGTCAGGATGTGAAGTTCACGTATGATAATTCGCTGACGTCACTGGCTGATGAGGAAACGATTTGCGGAACGGTTTATTACTGGGAAAATTTGCGTTGGAGGGCGGAAGATTTGAAGTTGGTGAAGAATGATACGGCATGGGAGGCCACTTGTCGTGTGCCTAAAAATTGTGCGTTGGTATCATGTAAATTTTACGCTGGGGACAAAAAGGATACAGGGGGACGGTCCACGTACACGACAATGACCTTTAACAAGAACGGGCAGAATTTACCGACTGCTTATATGGCGTGGGGAATGTTGCGGAACAAGACGTTGGAGTCTTTACCGGAATATTGTGACGAGGATGCGTATATTGATGATGAAGTTATGCGTTTTTGGCTGAACCAACAGCTTTTGAAAGATCCCGGAGCCCGGAAATACGTATTCTATTATGCGGCGAAGTTGTTGAATAAAATGATGCCGGGAGAAAAACATGAACAGATGTTGGGAGACGTGGATTTTATACTGAATTTACCGGATGTGGATGAAGAGACGTTGTTGAAGGCACTTGAAGTTGCTAAGAATATCGTGAAAGACAGTACGAAAGCGGCGGCAGTAGAAACCCGGATTTTAAAAGATTACCCGAACGGGATTTTGGCTAGGGACCAAGAGATATGGCGGATTTTCAGAATCATGGATGCCGATGCGAAAGCTCCTGAATTAGACGCTTTCCTGAAACGTTTCCCGACGGAAAAGTTTAAAGATATAGAGACGGAAACATCATCCATGTATCTGGGTAAAATCTTTCAAGCGGTAGTTTATCAGCCCATCATCAAGAAAAATGATTATAGTTTCTTGTACAAGTACCTTCATGATGTTCCCCATCTTTGTTTGCTGACTTTCTACTGGCACATGGTACAAGTGCCGTTGAACACGAATCAGAGAACCCCGGAACAGGTGTTACCTTTTGCTAAGGTTATTTACAATGAGGTGATGACTCGTCCTCAAGCAGGAGCTGATCAAGTGTATTCAGAACGGGAGTGGAAGGATTATCTGCTCACGAGGGGGAAAGATATGATTCTGAAACATGCGTTCGTGTTGGATGCTACCGGTTCTTCTGCCGAGGCACTGGAGTTGATGGAAGAAATTAAAGGAAAATATAATTTCAAATCGGCAGAATATAACAATCAGTATGTTCGTTTGTTGGAAAAAAATGGCTATCAGTCGATGGTAATTCCCATGATTGTGGCTAGTGTTCGGGAAGATGCGGTTACTCCCGAAATGTTGGAAATCTTGCGGAAGGATTACGTGAAACAACATAAAAACGATAAAGATTTTGAGGCTTATGTCAGTTCATTGAAGTCGCAAGAAAAACAACAGGAGTTGCAAAAACATTTGCAGGAAACGATGATTAACGAGGATATAGAGCTTTTTGCTATGGAAGATCTGGACGGGAAAAAGGTTGATCTGTCAAAGATGGAGGGGAAGATTATCGTGTTGGATTTTTGGGCAACTTGGTGCGCTCCTTGTAAGGCTTCTTTACCAGGAATGCAAATGGCTGTAAACAAGTACAAGAATGACCCGAACGTGGCGTTTTTCTTTATTTCCACGATGGAAACGGCTGCAAATTTTAAAGAACAGATTCGGAAATTCATGAAGGAGCATAACTACACGCTGCAAGTGCTTTGTGATAATGTTAACCCGAAAACGAAAAAGCAATCGGCTGTTTATGATACTTATTGCAAGGCTTTTAAATTTTCCGGTATTCCTCACAAAATGATTATCGACGGGAATGGAAAATTGCGTTGGAGTATTGGTGGTTACATGGGAAGCCCCTCGGCTTTGGCAGAGGAGATGAATCTTATGATCGAGATGTTGAAAGCGGAATAA
- a CDS encoding response regulator, translated as MESEKRPIILIAEDDESNYLLLFALLKRDYQIIHAHDGIEAIQLFKNFPPDAILMDIKMPHMDGLTAMQAIREIDQDIPIIVVSAYAYEQDKQTAYSCGCNAYIMKPVDAKKLTSTISLLLSIKEHHISIH; from the coding sequence ATGGAATCAGAGAAACGCCCTATAATTCTTATTGCAGAAGATGATGAAAGTAACTACTTGCTTTTATTCGCTTTATTAAAACGAGATTACCAAATCATTCATGCACACGATGGAATTGAAGCCATCCAACTATTCAAGAATTTTCCTCCCGATGCCATATTGATGGATATAAAAATGCCACACATGGATGGACTTACAGCCATGCAAGCCATTCGGGAAATAGACCAGGATATTCCGATTATTGTCGTTAGCGCATACGCTTACGAACAGGACAAACAAACAGCTTACTCGTGCGGGTGTAACGCCTATATCATGAAACCAGTGGATGCCAAAAAGTTAACAAGTACTATTTCCCTTTTACTATCTATTAAAGAACACCACATTTCTATTCATTAA
- a CDS encoding alpha/beta hydrolase family protein has protein sequence MLHLKTIVLLFSVTLLGCTSSPHAWQGQSGSKRVFIELKTTPEGTPQAFLSLPEQWIDKAQADTLVLSDESILAIFNRENIRFEGAFHSGKDSIQAEVTTYGKIREFTLGKVDSLRPIYFSQNPHPPYPYHSEEITYVSCDSIQVAGTLTIPSGKGPFPAAIIISGTGKQDRDGTFSGHKPFFKIADYLTRQGFIVLRTDDRGTGKTNGIYEEATTCDFARDAQAGIDYLKQRPETDTKHIGVIGHSEGGQVALMLGADSPDVSFVISLAGVGVDGLQILKLQNKAILRTTPGMTPERVDQFMSLFNTLFDKVHAVPLEQPLDIPLRQAFDQWVAQQDEATLKAVNFNDGRDEMFFSRYLHQAQGRWYREMINYDPENYIPRIRKPVLALNGDKDIMVPAKENLESIKQLLDKGGNTRYKIVELPGLNHMFQHCKECTREEIPDLEDVFSEEALQIMGDWLRENVEFR, from the coding sequence ATGTTACACCTTAAAACTATTGTACTGTTATTCTCCGTTACGCTGCTAGGATGTACCTCTTCGCCTCATGCATGGCAAGGACAATCCGGTAGCAAACGGGTATTCATCGAGTTAAAAACCACACCGGAAGGAACACCTCAAGCTTTCCTGTCACTTCCAGAACAATGGATTGACAAAGCACAAGCCGACACGCTTGTACTTTCAGACGAAAGTATTCTTGCCATCTTCAACCGGGAAAACATTCGCTTTGAAGGAGCCTTCCATTCCGGTAAAGACTCCATCCAAGCAGAAGTAACCACCTACGGGAAGATACGAGAATTCACTCTCGGCAAAGTCGATAGCCTTCGGCCTATCTATTTTTCACAAAATCCACATCCACCTTATCCCTACCATTCCGAAGAAATCACCTACGTGTCATGCGATTCAATACAAGTTGCAGGCACGCTGACCATTCCATCGGGCAAAGGCCCTTTTCCCGCGGCCATCATTATATCCGGCACCGGGAAACAAGATCGAGACGGAACCTTTTCCGGCCACAAACCCTTCTTCAAAATCGCGGACTACCTCACCCGACAAGGATTCATCGTGTTACGAACCGATGACCGGGGAACCGGAAAAACCAACGGAATATACGAAGAAGCTACCACGTGCGATTTTGCACGGGATGCTCAAGCCGGGATCGATTACTTGAAACAACGCCCGGAAACAGACACCAAGCACATCGGGGTTATCGGACATAGCGAAGGCGGACAAGTGGCACTCATGCTGGGAGCTGACTCCCCGGATGTATCATTCGTTATCTCCCTCGCGGGCGTGGGAGTTGATGGCCTGCAGATTCTAAAATTACAAAATAAAGCAATCTTGCGTACCACCCCCGGAATGACCCCGGAACGGGTGGATCAGTTTATGAGTCTCTTCAACACGCTATTTGACAAAGTACACGCTGTCCCCTTGGAACAACCTTTAGATATTCCCTTGCGCCAAGCCTTCGATCAATGGGTAGCTCAACAGGACGAAGCCACACTGAAAGCTGTCAATTTTAATGACGGAAGAGACGAAATGTTTTTCAGTCGTTACCTGCATCAAGCACAAGGACGCTGGTACAGGGAAATGATCAATTATGATCCGGAAAATTATATTCCCCGCATTCGTAAACCCGTGCTGGCGCTAAACGGGGACAAAGACATCATGGTTCCCGCCAAAGAAAACCTGGAATCCATCAAACAATTACTGGACAAAGGTGGAAACACACGGTACAAAATCGTGGAACTACCCGGTCTGAACCATATGTTCCAACACTGTAAAGAGTGTACCCGAGAAGAAATACCCGATCTGGAAGATGTGTTTTCAGAGGAAGCCTTGCAAATCATGGGGGATTGGCTACGAGAAAACGTAGAATTTAGGTGA
- a CDS encoding TldD/PmbA family protein has translation MRKTVLVIFSCFLSLLFVPKTYGQGQDKLLGLLKEELAQQMKELKGEEFPPYHMNYRVIDVTSSVVSASFGALMNSQQYRSRTLVPQIRLGDEKLDNFRFNQMGAAMSRYQGPSVARLPLDEENNEDAVRQAIWDEVNNRYKFAVDMYQKTKAESSVNVEEEDKAPYFSEAKVEKYYEAPLPAEKMTIDMDRWAARMKEISAVFKNQPGIMKGDAIMIYTVERRYFVNNEGTEVVQNLPYARIMVFGETKADDGMELPLNLSYFAYDPADLPANDKIIADAKEMVKTLEALRVAPVVDPYTGPALLSGPASGVFFHEIFGHRIEGQRMKSENDGQTFKKMVGQLVLPADMHVYDDPTLRKYAGEDLNGFYKYDDQGVKAERVDVVVNGKLNDFLMTRTPIDGHPRTNGHARASDGFDPVSRQSNLVIETSNPKTPEELRQLLIEEVKKQGKEYGYFFKEVTSGFTFTGKGATNSFNVTPLEVYKVFADGRPDQLVRGVDLIGTPLSMFSNIIYAGNDARVFTGMCGAESGSIPVTAISPTILVNKVETQRKAKSQDILPILPAPGTK, from the coding sequence ATGAGAAAAACAGTATTGGTTATTTTTAGTTGCTTTCTCTCCCTGTTATTTGTTCCTAAGACTTACGGGCAAGGACAGGATAAGTTGCTGGGACTTCTAAAAGAAGAGTTAGCTCAACAGATGAAAGAACTAAAGGGTGAAGAATTTCCCCCGTATCACATGAATTACAGGGTGATTGATGTGACTTCTTCCGTGGTATCGGCTTCTTTCGGGGCGTTGATGAACAGTCAGCAATATCGCTCCCGGACGTTAGTTCCGCAGATCCGGTTAGGAGATGAGAAACTTGATAATTTTAGATTTAATCAAATGGGAGCGGCCATGTCCCGATACCAAGGACCTTCCGTGGCTCGTTTGCCATTGGATGAGGAAAATAACGAAGATGCCGTTCGTCAGGCTATTTGGGACGAGGTGAACAATCGTTACAAGTTTGCCGTGGATATGTACCAGAAGACGAAGGCAGAAAGCTCTGTAAATGTGGAAGAAGAAGATAAAGCTCCTTATTTTTCTGAAGCGAAAGTGGAGAAATATTATGAGGCTCCGCTTCCAGCTGAAAAAATGACGATCGATATGGATCGGTGGGCGGCCCGGATGAAAGAGATTTCAGCCGTGTTCAAAAACCAACCCGGGATTATGAAAGGGGATGCGATCATGATTTACACGGTAGAGAGACGTTATTTCGTGAATAACGAAGGGACGGAAGTTGTACAGAATCTACCGTATGCCCGCATCATGGTATTTGGAGAAACAAAAGCTGATGATGGGATGGAATTACCTTTGAACTTGTCTTATTTTGCCTATGACCCGGCAGATCTTCCCGCGAATGATAAAATTATTGCGGATGCCAAAGAGATGGTGAAAACATTAGAGGCTTTGCGTGTGGCCCCGGTGGTTGATCCCTATACGGGACCGGCCTTGTTGTCGGGTCCTGCCAGCGGTGTGTTCTTCCACGAGATTTTCGGTCACCGGATCGAGGGACAACGTATGAAGAGCGAGAATGACGGGCAGACGTTCAAGAAAATGGTTGGTCAGCTAGTATTGCCGGCAGATATGCACGTGTATGATGATCCGACTCTTCGGAAATATGCTGGAGAGGATTTGAATGGATTCTATAAATATGATGATCAAGGAGTAAAAGCAGAACGGGTGGATGTGGTCGTTAACGGTAAATTGAACGATTTTTTGATGACCCGTACTCCGATCGACGGCCATCCTCGTACAAACGGTCATGCGCGTGCCAGCGATGGGTTTGATCCTGTTTCCCGCCAGTCTAATTTGGTGATCGAGACTTCTAACCCGAAAACTCCCGAAGAATTACGCCAGTTATTGATCGAAGAGGTTAAGAAACAAGGTAAAGAATACGGTTATTTCTTCAAAGAGGTAACGAGTGGATTTACATTCACCGGTAAAGGTGCAACCAATTCGTTCAACGTAACCCCATTGGAAGTATATAAGGTGTTTGCTGACGGTCGTCCGGACCAGTTGGTTCGTGGCGTGGATTTGATCGGAACTCCGCTTTCCATGTTCTCTAATATTATATATGCCGGAAATGATGCCCGCGTATTCACGGGTATGTGTGGTGCTGAATCGGGTTCAATTCCTGTAACGGCTATTTCCCCGACTATCTTGGTGAATAAGGTGGAGACGCAAAGAAAAGCGAAATCTCAAGATATTTTACCGATTTTACCGGCTCCGGGAACGAAATAA
- a CDS encoding RagB/SusD family nutrient uptake outer membrane protein, producing MNKKIFSVIIGLSCCFSACSDWVDVKTKGSLVPEETENYRYLMNNTENFRWTLSYHDVASDDIDISDPAQQEAIYETNKFIPVYTWADEIYSQSENDTEMNKVYQVIYNCNVVIDEVMDSKNGTNEEKLEIRAEALVHRAEAYLTLVNVYGVPYNAATASTDQGVPLLTTPRVEGALPRASVEKVYEQIFKDLDDAFEYLPDVAEFNFYPGKCAIYALRARAYLLMGNYTEAKKNAQEALKLKSTLENLNDYVDLASTEESVRRKNYVETLKDKEVIFAKMPVTTFSMASYSTAGLVLSDNLLNTFDQEKDLRYFYFTRSMIDDLGMTYSGRVYFKDNYYPYDWKKNEGRNMGPCVPEMMLIEAECWAREGNTTESMNIVNKLREYRYVAGEDYSLSAATAKEALGNVLQERRRELTCHGLRWMDQRRLANDPDFPTQTVTRIFKGTTYTLEPGAVRYTFPMGEKYLEENPEIGQIK from the coding sequence ATGAACAAGAAAATATTTAGTGTAATTATAGGACTTTCCTGTTGTTTCTCCGCTTGTTCCGATTGGGTGGATGTCAAGACTAAAGGATCATTGGTTCCGGAGGAGACGGAAAATTACCGTTACCTGATGAATAACACGGAAAATTTCCGCTGGACACTTTCTTACCATGATGTGGCATCAGATGATATTGATATTTCTGATCCGGCTCAACAAGAGGCGATCTATGAAACGAATAAATTTATCCCGGTATATACTTGGGCCGACGAAATTTATAGCCAGTCTGAAAATGACACGGAGATGAACAAAGTGTACCAGGTTATCTATAATTGTAACGTGGTGATTGATGAGGTGATGGATAGTAAGAACGGGACAAACGAGGAGAAGTTGGAGATTCGGGCTGAGGCTCTTGTACATAGAGCCGAGGCATATTTGACGTTAGTGAACGTGTATGGTGTTCCGTATAATGCAGCAACGGCATCCACGGATCAAGGAGTCCCCTTGTTAACTACCCCTCGTGTAGAAGGGGCTCTGCCACGTGCATCTGTCGAAAAAGTGTACGAACAAATTTTTAAAGATTTGGATGATGCTTTCGAGTATTTGCCCGATGTGGCAGAATTTAATTTCTATCCGGGTAAATGTGCTATTTATGCATTGCGAGCAAGAGCCTACCTGTTGATGGGTAATTACACGGAGGCGAAAAAGAACGCTCAAGAGGCGCTTAAATTAAAGAGTACGTTGGAAAACCTGAATGATTATGTTGATCTGGCGAGTACAGAGGAAAGTGTGAGAAGGAAAAATTACGTGGAAACATTGAAAGATAAGGAAGTTATTTTTGCTAAAATGCCCGTAACTACATTTTCGATGGCATCATATTCCACGGCTGGCCTTGTGTTAAGTGATAATCTGTTGAATACTTTTGATCAGGAAAAAGATTTACGTTATTTTTATTTTACTCGTTCCATGATAGATGATTTAGGTATGACTTATTCCGGTCGGGTATATTTTAAGGACAATTATTATCCTTATGACTGGAAAAAGAACGAGGGACGTAACATGGGGCCTTGTGTGCCGGAAATGATGCTAATTGAGGCAGAATGTTGGGCTCGCGAGGGAAACACGACGGAATCCATGAATATTGTGAATAAATTGAGAGAGTATCGTTACGTTGCGGGTGAGGACTATTCGTTGAGTGCCGCAACAGCTAAAGAGGCTTTAGGAAATGTATTACAGGAGCGTCGTAGAGAATTAACGTGTCATGGTTTACGTTGGATGGATCAACGTCGTTTGGCAAATGATCCGGATTTTCCGACACAGACGGTGACTCGGATATTCAAGGGAACGACTTATACATTAGAACCCGGTGCCGTGCGATATACTTTCCCAATGGGAGAAAAATATTTGGAAGAAAATCCGGAGATCGGACAAATTAAATAA
- a CDS encoding metallophosphoesterase — protein sequence MLSKLSIYLFLLLIIPDIYIYKSYITKSTGGNPFGWLWFIPSVILLFALVWILLSSRDALAIQHLIGTFTITYMAIVLPKTIFMICSLLDLPLKYLFKWQIQPFSWLGIILGTGMMLMVLYGAIWGKTRFDVKQVTFASPNLPAAFDGYRIAQISDIHTGSWNGDRAALQKAVDLINAQQTNLIVFTGDIVNTKASELEPFENILAQLKAPDGVFSILGNHDYGPYHNWPTTEARDQNIRDVQNKQASMGWQLLNNDHVILKRATDSIALIGVENNGEPPFSQYSDLPKAMEGTEQCSFKLLLSHNPTHWRREVLDTDIDLMLSGHTHAMQFAVGRHSPSRFMYPEWSGLYMEGKQGLYVNVGLGYIGLMPLRFGAWPEITVITLKQLKMEN from the coding sequence ATGCTCTCGAAACTATCTATCTATCTTTTCTTGCTACTAATCATCCCGGACATCTATATTTATAAATCGTATATCACCAAATCAACAGGAGGCAATCCGTTCGGTTGGCTGTGGTTTATTCCTTCCGTGATCCTATTATTCGCACTCGTCTGGATTCTACTATCCTCTAGAGATGCACTGGCCATACAACACCTCATCGGAACTTTCACGATCACCTATATGGCCATCGTACTACCGAAAACCATTTTCATGATTTGCTCGCTACTTGATTTACCGTTAAAATACTTGTTCAAATGGCAAATACAACCTTTTAGCTGGCTCGGGATCATACTAGGAACCGGAATGATGCTCATGGTACTTTACGGGGCAATATGGGGCAAAACACGATTTGACGTGAAACAGGTCACGTTCGCCTCTCCTAATCTTCCTGCCGCTTTCGACGGGTATCGCATTGCACAGATTTCCGATATACACACGGGTAGTTGGAACGGAGACCGGGCAGCCCTGCAAAAAGCCGTGGACCTGATTAACGCACAGCAAACCAATTTAATTGTTTTCACGGGTGACATTGTCAACACAAAAGCCTCTGAACTAGAACCATTCGAAAACATTCTGGCACAACTGAAAGCCCCGGACGGCGTGTTCTCCATCCTCGGGAATCACGATTACGGTCCCTATCACAATTGGCCTACAACCGAGGCCCGAGATCAGAACATCCGAGATGTACAAAACAAGCAGGCCTCCATGGGATGGCAGTTATTAAACAATGATCACGTGATACTAAAACGTGCCACGGATAGCATTGCCCTGATTGGCGTGGAAAATAACGGGGAACCACCCTTCTCTCAATACAGCGACCTTCCCAAAGCCATGGAAGGCACGGAACAATGCTCTTTCAAACTATTGTTAAGCCACAACCCCACGCACTGGCGCCGGGAAGTACTCGACACGGACATCGACCTCATGCTGTCAGGCCACACGCATGCCATGCAATTTGCCGTCGGACGACATTCCCCGTCCCGATTCATGTATCCGGAATGGAGTGGGCTCTACATGGAAGGCAAACAAGGTTTGTATGTCAACGTCGGGTTGGGGTATATCGGACTGATGCCCCTGCGTTTCGGGGCATGGCCAGAAATCACGGTCATTACGTTGAAACAATTGAAAATGGAGAATTGA
- a CDS encoding metallopeptidase TldD-related protein, with protein MRYILSLLIFFLLVGPVVAQNEQDQVIFKAMQDELQRNKAELALPGMDKPFYLSFSLGRFRQFEVVGELGAITNSLELPWRGIGSSQLLLGDYNNTNDTRFVGQFMKVGMPAEADYDMIRRNFWLVSDAAYKMALREAAAKEAALKSNPQTPEEAQLPDLVKAEPITKIVESKVPYEIDIKKWENTIRELSAIFKNYKEIYNSSVGISGLDMEVYKQTSEDVTMKQPVTYANLFAQGYVTTEDGVRIGDALSILVARPQDMPSLEDLKKKVTAFAENLMKLRNAPVVEEFYSGPVLFEDGASSSIFVNNLLNQGGLFAYRKPIGQAGGRTLEGRIGRKIIDNRLTVKNYTSLDKYDGTPLLGAYEIDAEGVIPEKEMTLVDKGILRQMLNGRVPSLKTQHSTGSSRFVMTGSDIVYTTAPGTIHIQVDKGTKQDKMKKALIKAAKDEGLDYAYIVRSIAGPASRIYKVDVKDGSETQVRFGDVSAINLAKIKRVLDISSKENVSNYILNRQVLSSLIYPASVLIEDVEINKSEPKKEKEPVLKFPLQR; from the coding sequence ATGAGATATATATTATCACTATTAATATTTTTCCTGCTGGTAGGGCCAGTGGTGGCACAGAATGAGCAAGATCAAGTGATCTTCAAGGCGATGCAGGATGAATTACAAAGAAATAAAGCAGAATTGGCATTGCCGGGAATGGATAAACCGTTTTATTTGTCTTTTTCTTTAGGTAGGTTCCGCCAGTTTGAAGTTGTCGGGGAGTTGGGAGCGATCACGAATTCACTGGAATTGCCGTGGAGAGGGATAGGCTCGTCTCAGTTGTTGTTGGGTGATTATAATAACACGAATGATACTCGTTTTGTGGGACAATTCATGAAGGTTGGGATGCCGGCCGAGGCAGATTATGACATGATTCGTCGTAATTTTTGGTTGGTATCCGATGCGGCTTACAAGATGGCATTGCGTGAAGCTGCCGCTAAAGAAGCAGCTTTGAAGTCAAACCCGCAAACCCCGGAGGAGGCTCAATTGCCGGACTTGGTGAAGGCTGAACCGATCACGAAGATCGTGGAAAGCAAGGTTCCCTATGAAATTGATATAAAGAAATGGGAAAACACGATTCGTGAACTTTCTGCGATATTCAAGAATTACAAGGAAATTTACAATTCATCCGTGGGTATCAGCGGTTTGGATATGGAAGTTTACAAGCAGACCAGCGAGGATGTAACCATGAAACAACCGGTTACTTACGCGAATCTGTTTGCACAGGGATATGTAACCACGGAAGACGGGGTACGGATCGGGGATGCGCTTTCTATTTTGGTCGCTCGTCCGCAGGATATGCCTTCTTTGGAAGATTTGAAGAAGAAAGTAACTGCTTTTGCTGAAAACCTGATGAAGTTGAGAAATGCCCCGGTAGTTGAAGAATTCTATTCCGGGCCGGTTCTTTTTGAAGACGGGGCGTCTTCCAGTATCTTCGTGAATAACCTGTTGAATCAAGGCGGATTATTTGCTTATCGTAAACCGATCGGACAAGCGGGAGGCAGAACGCTGGAAGGTCGTATCGGAAGAAAGATTATTGACAACCGTTTGACCGTGAAGAACTACACGAGTTTGGATAAATATGACGGAACACCCTTGTTAGGTGCTTACGAGATTGATGCGGAAGGTGTTATTCCGGAAAAGGAAATGACGCTGGTTGACAAGGGAATCTTGCGCCAAATGTTGAATGGTCGGGTACCTTCCTTGAAAACTCAACACTCCACGGGTAGTTCTCGTTTCGTGATGACCGGAAGTGATATTGTTTACACTACGGCTCCGGGAACTATTCATATCCAAGTAGATAAGGGAACTAAACAGGACAAGATGAAAAAAGCATTGATTAAGGCTGCCAAGGATGAAGGGTTGGATTATGCTTACATCGTGCGTAGTATTGCCGGACCGGCATCCCGTATTTACAAGGTTGACGTGAAAGATGGTAGTGAAACACAAGTTCGTTTCGGTGATGTTTCTGCCATTAATTTGGCGAAGATCAAACGGGTATTGGACATTTCAAGTAAAGAGAATGTCTCGAATTATATTCTAAATCGTCAAGTGCTTTCTTCTTTGATTTATCCGGCCTCGGTTTTGATCGAGGACGTGGAAATCAACAAGTCTGAACCGAAGAAAGAGAAAGAACCGGTCTTGAAATTCCCGTTGCAGAGATAA